In one window of Coleofasciculaceae cyanobacterium DNA:
- the cimA gene encoding citramalate synthase: MNQKPVIQVYDTTLRDGSQREGISLSLGDKLKIARQLDRLGVHFIEGGWPGANPKDVQFFWKLKEEPLQNAKIVAFCSTRRPNVSVVEDKMLQAILAAGTHWVTIFGKSWDLHVTETLKTSLEENLAMIRDTIEYLRQEGRKVIYDAEHWFDGYKYNPEYALLTLRTAWAAGAEWLALCDTNGGTLPHEIAQIVTEIIDAIPELHGKLGIHTHNDGGTAVANAIAAVMSGATMIQGTINGYGERCGNANLCTLIPNLQLKLGYPCLRQQQLAKLSPTSRLISEIVNLAPDDHAPFVGRSAFAHKAGVHVAAVEKNPLTYEHIQPELIGNQRRIVISDQSGLSNVLHYAAKFGINLSKQDVTCRQILDKLKTLENQGYQFEAAEASFELLMRSILEPGKQLFLLKGFQVHCNIHQEIDNLASKALATIKVEVDGENLLEVAEGNGPVAALDRALRKALVKFYPQIADFYLADYKVRILDGSSGTAAKTRVLVESSNGVNRWTTIGVSANILDASYQAVVEGMEYGLLLQAPQRNKAGIVN; the protein is encoded by the coding sequence ATGAATCAAAAACCAGTAATTCAGGTTTACGATACTACTCTAAGAGACGGTTCTCAAAGAGAAGGAATTTCTTTATCATTAGGTGACAAGCTCAAAATAGCGCGACAACTGGATCGACTAGGAGTGCATTTTATTGAAGGGGGATGGCCAGGAGCAAATCCGAAGGATGTCCAGTTTTTTTGGAAATTAAAAGAAGAACCGCTACAAAATGCCAAAATAGTTGCTTTTTGCTCCACTCGCCGTCCTAACGTATCCGTTGTCGAAGATAAAATGCTTCAGGCGATTTTGGCAGCAGGCACTCATTGGGTAACAATTTTTGGTAAGTCTTGGGATCTCCACGTTACGGAAACCTTAAAGACTAGTCTAGAAGAAAACCTGGCAATGATTCGCGACACAATTGAATATTTACGCCAGGAAGGTAGAAAAGTAATTTATGATGCCGAACATTGGTTTGATGGCTATAAATATAATCCAGAATACGCCCTCTTAACGCTGAGAACAGCTTGGGCGGCAGGGGCCGAATGGTTAGCTTTGTGCGACACAAACGGCGGTACATTACCCCACGAAATAGCTCAGATAGTCACAGAAATAATTGACGCCATACCAGAATTGCACGGCAAGTTAGGGATACATACTCACAATGACGGCGGAACGGCAGTAGCTAATGCGATCGCAGCGGTGATGTCAGGAGCGACGATGATTCAGGGAACAATTAATGGCTATGGAGAAAGGTGCGGTAATGCTAATCTTTGTACTCTGATTCCCAATTTACAGCTAAAGCTGGGCTATCCGTGTTTACGACAGCAACAGCTAGCTAAACTAAGTCCAACTAGCCGTCTAATCAGCGAAATAGTTAACTTAGCTCCCGATGACCATGCCCCTTTTGTCGGGCGTTCGGCATTTGCCCATAAAGCGGGAGTTCATGTTGCCGCAGTTGAGAAAAATCCTTTAACCTACGAACACATTCAACCTGAATTAATCGGCAATCAAAGAAGAATCGTCATTTCAGATCAGTCAGGCTTGAGCAATGTTTTACACTATGCAGCTAAGTTTGGCATTAACCTAAGTAAACAAGATGTAACCTGTCGCCAAATCTTAGATAAGCTGAAAACATTAGAAAACCAGGGGTATCAATTTGAAGCAGCCGAAGCCAGTTTTGAACTACTAATGCGCTCTATACTCGAACCGGGAAAACAGTTATTTCTACTCAAAGGTTTTCAGGTTCACTGCAATATTCATCAGGAGATAGATAATTTGGCTAGCAAAGCTTTAGCTACAATTAAAGTAGAAGTTGATGGTGAAAATCTGCTGGAGGTAGCAGAAGGAAATGGCCCAGTAGCAGCTTTGGATCGGGCTTTACGCAAAGCATTGGTGAAATTTTATCCTCAAATTGCCGATTTTTATCTGGCAGACTATAAAGTTCGTATTCTCGATGGTAGTTCAGGAACAGCTGCAAAAACTCGTGTCTTAGTAGAATCAAGTAATGGGGTTAACCGCTGGACGACGATTGGAGTATCTGCCAATATCTTGGATGCTTCTTACCAAGCAGTAGTTGAAGGTATGGAATATGGTTTATTATTGCAGGCACCCCAGCGAAACAAAGCAGGTATTGTTAATTAA